A portion of the Candidatus Zixiibacteriota bacterium genome contains these proteins:
- a CDS encoding tetratricopeptide repeat protein yields the protein MVRKILLALLILAVTGCSQSLYMQGRHLADEGRYDQAVELLYQEIKINPQSAEAWRELGVVFYKKNDLIKSEEALSQANSIKPMARTNLYLGLIHESREDFPKAIQSYRAAMGLDPGSSIEKKIRIRFDGLIAKNIQREVSAAINNEAGIKADTIPNNTIAVVDFDNTYLSAELAPISKGLAELTAVDLAKIGSLKVVDRLKIDAIMNEIKMAESGYVDPAMAPRVGRLVGSNRIVTGSLVGLGDEVIRMDGVVVNTGDSSSQVTNPTEGDIQKIFEVQKDFVFKVIDNIGITLTAEERDAIEEIPTESYLAFMAYCRGLDYRSQGLNQEAQREFRNALKNDPGFNQARDEGDAVNRAISTDASTSASFDQFEADIVAASDQEQTVSGADNLQNLNLTKNGFMRDDGRFGSTTDSPLRIDDRTTEIIVRYGTVIIRGILDANW from the coding sequence ATGGTACGAAAAATATTACTGGCGCTTCTCATCCTGGCCGTTACGGGTTGTTCGCAAAGCCTGTACATGCAGGGACGGCATCTGGCCGATGAGGGTCGGTATGATCAGGCCGTTGAACTTTTATATCAGGAAATAAAAATAAATCCCCAAAGCGCCGAGGCCTGGCGAGAGTTGGGCGTTGTTTTCTATAAAAAGAACGATCTGATCAAATCCGAAGAAGCATTGTCCCAGGCCAATAGCATAAAACCGATGGCGAGGACAAATCTCTATCTGGGTTTGATTCATGAAAGCCGGGAGGATTTTCCAAAAGCGATCCAATCTTACCGAGCCGCCATGGGATTGGATCCAGGCTCATCCATCGAGAAAAAAATACGAATTCGTTTTGATGGCTTGATCGCAAAAAATATCCAACGCGAAGTATCCGCCGCAATAAACAACGAAGCCGGAATCAAAGCCGATACGATACCGAACAACACCATCGCGGTTGTGGATTTCGACAATACTTATCTTTCTGCAGAATTGGCGCCAATCAGTAAAGGCCTGGCGGAATTAACCGCCGTTGACCTGGCCAAAATAGGTAGTCTGAAAGTAGTCGACCGCCTGAAAATTGATGCCATCATGAACGAGATAAAAATGGCCGAATCGGGTTATGTCGATCCCGCCATGGCACCTCGAGTTGGCCGACTTGTCGGCAGCAATCGCATCGTAACCGGATCATTAGTCGGATTGGGGGATGAAGTTATCCGCATGGACGGAGTCGTCGTCAATACCGGCGACAGTTCATCGCAAGTAACCAATCCGACCGAAGGGGATATCCAAAAAATATTCGAAGTCCAGAAAGATTTTGTATTCAAAGTCATAGACAATATCGGTATTACGTTAACCGCCGAAGAACGCGACGCGATAGAGGAGATTCCGACCGAATCGTATCTGGCCTTTATGGCTTATTGCCGGGGATTGGATTACCGGAGCCAGGGATTAAATCAGGAAGCTCAACGAGAATTTCGCAATGCTCTCAAAAATGATCCCGGATTTAACCAGGCCCGAGATGAAGGAGACGCGGTCAACCGGGCCATTTCAACCGATGCGTCCACATCGGCTTCGTTTGATCAATTTGAAGCCGATATTGTCGCCGCGTCCGATCAGGAACAAACTGTATCCGGCGCGGATAATCTGCAAAATTTGAATTTGACTAAAAACGGCTTCATGCGCGACGACGGACGTTTCGGCTCAACGACAGATTCACCGTTGAGAATTGATGACCGCACAACTGAAATAATTGTCAGATATGGAACCGTTATTATTCGGGGGATTCTCGATGCAAACTGGTAA
- a CDS encoding CsgG/HfaB family protein: MLTKYPLHKTIFFLLVPLLILSLPAIASAQDEVTVSDRLSDAITYYTDLEFDKGIAVANELLASGNLEPKDSIAVYAVSSLLTFGKGENFIKESFSLLDKMANIGPCKIHLPYEFWPQQLRDHWYKILKARDMMICPEEGDGKIRTIAIMEFDNYSVGKYQEELGFITKGLADFFEADFGKISDLKVVERDKIEYILKELELSKSGMVETSTAVRVGKMLGAQMMIFGSITQLDKNNSKMLIKAVKVETSEIITTVEREGKPDYFAMQKELVKELAEKLDIELNDETINLLDESGTASYDAATLYSRGLYYMDKYDYKQAYEFFRQAYEKDNTFTEAKRKMDIYRPLASG; encoded by the coding sequence ATGTTAACCAAATATCCACTTCATAAAACCATCTTCTTTTTACTCGTGCCATTGCTAATATTATCTCTTCCAGCCATTGCATCGGCGCAGGATGAAGTGACAGTATCTGATCGTCTCAGCGATGCCATAACGTACTATACTGATCTGGAGTTCGATAAAGGCATCGCGGTCGCCAATGAGCTTTTGGCTTCGGGGAACCTGGAACCCAAAGACAGTATCGCTGTTTACGCGGTCTCAAGCTTATTAACGTTCGGAAAAGGCGAAAACTTCATTAAGGAATCTTTTTCGCTTCTTGACAAAATGGCTAATATCGGCCCCTGCAAAATTCATCTCCCCTACGAGTTCTGGCCGCAGCAGCTTCGCGATCATTGGTATAAGATTCTCAAGGCACGCGATATGATGATCTGCCCCGAAGAAGGCGACGGTAAAATCAGAACAATCGCTATAATGGAATTCGATAATTACTCGGTCGGAAAATATCAGGAGGAACTCGGCTTTATAACCAAAGGTCTGGCTGATTTCTTTGAGGCTGATTTTGGTAAAATCAGTGATCTCAAAGTCGTCGAACGGGATAAAATTGAATATATCCTGAAGGAATTGGAATTGAGCAAATCCGGCATGGTTGAAACCTCAACTGCTGTCCGTGTCGGCAAGATGCTGGGAGCCCAGATGATGATCTTCGGGAGCATTACTCAACTCGACAAAAATAACTCCAAAATGTTGATTAAAGCCGTTAAAGTGGAAACCTCAGAGATCATAACGACGGTTGAACGCGAAGGCAAGCCGGATTACTTCGCCATGCAAAAAGAACTGGTTAAGGAACTGGCCGAAAAGCTGGATATCGAGCTGAATGACGAAACGATTAATCTCCTCGATGAAAGCGGTACCGCATCCTACGACGCCGCGACTTTGTATTCCCGCGGTCTGTATTACATGGATAAGTATGACTATAAGCAAGCCTATGAATTTTTCCGGCAGGCGTACGAGAAGGATAATACTTTCACCGAGGCCAAGCGCAAAATGGATATCTATCGCCCCCTCGCCTCGGGTTAA
- a CDS encoding serine/threonine-protein kinase, translating into MTEKIGNYKLLKKIGAGGMAQVYLAVHQDVPNLKVVLKVLSDPRLVERFKQEADKLALLDGYGHICQIKHFFNHGDDIVIAMEYIDGVTLEDMIKERERLEPQQAIQIICGVLETLEFAHNKGIFHRDIKPGNIMIDRNGQVKIIDFGIAKGESDPNLTVAGSSCGTPTYMPPEQFNPTKDIDYAKADIYAVGTTLYFMLTGKLPFTGDNAFALRDAKLFNDPKQPRHIVNEISRELNTIVMKSISREPQDRYASVGQMREALEKLLTNAPVKDKIPVAQPQPQVSPITSSKKIMTKKKNNPVIISGISIIILAAITYFVFWSGDDSRSINPPGLVSPGNNDTLMTALPDFTWTPATGASTYRLEIGDDADFISSQNIPELTDNRYTPNIDMADGLYYWRVKSVDADGNQSEYSRARIFYIETIEDKIIENGYLRLSVNPSGDIYIDDELQARDQKSFTAELPEGPYTIKVENSRSRQKRFSEKIEIPANDTIVKSFAFTFPPQRPAKEYGEVRIGSKPIIGALVFIDGTPQERRTNNTFRMEVGRHIIKAVLVLNDRELEKTDTVFVEKGGSHKLIFDFEE; encoded by the coding sequence ATGACGGAAAAAATCGGAAATTATAAATTATTGAAAAAAATCGGCGCGGGTGGCATGGCCCAGGTCTATCTGGCTGTTCACCAGGATGTTCCTAACCTGAAAGTGGTGTTAAAAGTCCTCTCTGATCCGCGCCTCGTCGAACGATTCAAACAGGAAGCCGATAAACTGGCTCTTCTCGATGGCTACGGCCACATCTGTCAGATTAAGCATTTCTTCAATCACGGTGACGATATTGTTATCGCCATGGAATACATTGACGGCGTTACCCTTGAAGATATGATTAAGGAGAGGGAGCGCCTCGAACCCCAGCAAGCCATCCAGATCATCTGCGGCGTATTGGAAACCCTCGAATTCGCTCACAATAAAGGTATCTTCCACCGCGATATAAAACCGGGCAATATCATGATTGATAGGAACGGCCAGGTCAAAATCATTGATTTCGGGATTGCCAAGGGCGAAAGCGATCCCAACCTGACCGTGGCCGGAAGCTCCTGTGGCACTCCAACCTATATGCCTCCCGAACAATTCAATCCGACCAAAGATATAGATTATGCCAAGGCCGATATCTACGCCGTGGGAACAACTTTGTATTTTATGCTCACCGGGAAATTGCCCTTCACCGGTGACAATGCCTTCGCTTTGCGCGACGCCAAGTTATTTAATGATCCCAAACAGCCGCGGCATATCGTGAACGAAATCTCTCGTGAGCTCAACACCATTGTTATGAAATCAATCAGTCGGGAACCGCAGGACAGGTACGCTTCGGTCGGCCAGATGCGCGAAGCTCTTGAAAAACTGCTGACCAACGCGCCTGTAAAAGATAAAATTCCGGTCGCGCAGCCCCAACCGCAAGTATCTCCGATCACATCATCGAAAAAAATCATGACGAAAAAGAAAAACAATCCCGTCATTATTTCCGGCATTTCAATTATTATCCTCGCGGCAATCACCTATTTCGTTTTTTGGAGTGGCGACGATTCACGTTCTATCAATCCGCCCGGATTGGTATCCCCCGGAAATAACGATACTCTTATGACAGCATTGCCGGATTTTACCTGGACTCCGGCAACAGGCGCATCAACATACAGATTGGAAATTGGCGATGACGCCGATTTTATATCGTCGCAAAACATCCCTGAATTAACCGACAACCGATACACTCCCAATATCGATATGGCGGATGGATTATACTATTGGAGAGTAAAATCTGTTGATGCCGATGGGAATCAGAGCGAATATTCGCGGGCCCGGATATTTTATATAGAAACGATTGAAGACAAAATTATCGAGAACGGTTATCTTAGATTGAGCGTTAATCCATCCGGCGACATATATATCGATGACGAGCTTCAAGCTCGCGATCAAAAATCATTCACCGCTGAATTACCGGAAGGCCCATATACGATAAAAGTCGAAAACAGCCGCAGTCGGCAAAAGAGATTTAGCGAAAAAATTGAAATCCCGGCCAATGATACAATTGTAAAATCTTTTGCGTTTACGTTTCCGCCGCAGCGTCCCGCCAAAGAATACGGAGAAGTCCGGATCGGATCCAAACCGATAATCGGCGCTCTCGTATTTATTGACGGTACTCCACAGGAGCGGCGAACCAATAATACATTTAGAATGGAAGTCGGGCGACACATAATCAAGGCTGTTTTGGTCCTCAATGACCGGGAGCTCGAAAAAACAGATACAGTTTTTGTTGAAAAAGGCGGATCACATAAGCTAATTTTCGATTTTGAGGAATAG
- a CDS encoding CBS domain-containing protein, with protein sequence MQIKELLKNKKPPVTIKHRDTIESAMRILIDNKIGSLIVVDADKKPIGIITERDIFHLAFRYRGDMMDMRIGDHMSGNLVMGSPDDDIDKIADLISANKIRHIPIMDNDELTGIISIRDIVQARAESIIAD encoded by the coding sequence ATGCAGATTAAAGAACTATTAAAAAACAAGAAACCGCCCGTTACTATAAAACATCGTGATACCATTGAGTCGGCTATGAGAATATTAATCGACAATAAAATCGGCTCACTCATTGTTGTTGACGCTGATAAAAAGCCAATCGGAATAATTACCGAGCGGGATATCTTTCATCTTGCTTTTCGGTACCGGGGAGATATGATGGATATGCGCATCGGCGATCACATGAGCGGAAACCTGGTTATGGGCTCACCTGACGACGATATTGATAAAATCGCCGACCTGATTTCAGCCAATAAGATTCGGCATATCCCCATAATGGATAATGATGAGTTAACGGGTATAATTTCAATTAGAGATATTGTGCAGGCGCGGGCGGAGAGTATTATCGCCGATTAA
- a CDS encoding thrombospondin type 3 repeat-containing protein: MKRLTIIILMIALGILCLNVVYADNDSATRQKTKDLRLGKTQTMLFPSAPVNLTSTGKEIKSPGAKAVGALEVTQGGDNIASAVVINSMPFTGTGTTAGYNDDYEESCNSEADQDFADVVYSFTPSVNGLLNVVSCNSSYFTRLWIYQTSESNLIACNRVNPICTGLPRAALLDISLEAGGTYYIIVDGDRLLGEGPGAYTIECSYETAPELTDSTMLHPAAAYSGTTDIIFGWEENAADTAVFWYGSSDAGMNFPSAGAFNGEFYYPSVDYWGNGSQFYGTMVPGSSEENGAPILLVSFESSTDINTWSLSSWSWGSMGWRDMKMADIACESSQEFSQAPGQYRFGVISFISTTTYDVGMTDGPHLFYQADGPDMGTLSLYWLDGCNSTTCDIDPVSKFSYAVYDFYDPDASQWQLFIRRDLFGDPNDITYSNAYIYSMEDASDHVMHPSIAASDSNIVILSEFYSDSTSEDRDIICWYNEGSDGDHGSMLTSVVVASTDDERFPRVVNVSEDIYMGTFIRGDTLFQIVTHDAGVTWTEPQAISDVETDEVVNEYRTSDLSEYGTIAVWEYQMKGDPDTSKFIHFAGIFLDTDEDGISEAVDNCPSVPNPNQDDVDVDGVGDECDNCPNTYNPDQADGDGDGVGDVCVVICGDANGDENVNIGDAVWLINLVFRGGPAPEPLEAGNVNCDDRVNIGDAVWLINRVFRGGPGPCECR, translated from the coding sequence ATGAAACGTCTTACCATTATCATTTTAATGATCGCGTTAGGTATTTTATGTCTCAATGTCGTTTATGCGGATAATGACTCTGCGACACGGCAAAAGACGAAAGATTTGCGTTTGGGAAAAACTCAAACCATGTTATTTCCTTCAGCGCCAGTAAATCTAACCAGTACGGGCAAAGAGATTAAAAGCCCGGGCGCCAAAGCGGTGGGAGCGTTAGAAGTCACTCAGGGAGGTGACAATATTGCCTCGGCGGTCGTCATTAATTCAATGCCTTTTACCGGGACGGGTACAACGGCCGGATATAATGATGATTACGAAGAGAGTTGCAACAGCGAAGCGGATCAGGATTTTGCAGATGTTGTTTATTCATTCACTCCCAGTGTGAATGGCTTACTCAATGTCGTCTCGTGTAACTCCTCTTATTTTACAAGGCTTTGGATTTATCAAACCTCAGAGAGCAATTTAATCGCCTGTAATCGGGTTAATCCAATTTGTACCGGGCTTCCGCGCGCTGCTTTGCTGGATATTTCACTTGAAGCCGGTGGTACTTATTATATAATTGTTGACGGCGATAGATTATTGGGCGAGGGACCGGGAGCATATACGATCGAATGCTCTTATGAAACCGCGCCGGAATTAACCGACTCAACGATGCTGCACCCGGCGGCGGCCTATTCCGGAACAACCGATATTATCTTTGGCTGGGAAGAAAACGCTGCCGATACAGCAGTGTTCTGGTATGGCTCCAGTGACGCCGGTATGAATTTTCCGTCGGCCGGGGCTTTTAACGGTGAATTTTATTATCCTTCGGTAGATTACTGGGGCAACGGTTCTCAGTTTTATGGTACCATGGTTCCGGGGTCGAGCGAAGAAAACGGAGCTCCGATATTATTGGTTAGTTTCGAGAGTTCGACTGATATAAATACATGGAGTTTATCATCATGGAGCTGGGGGTCTATGGGGTGGAGAGACATGAAAATGGCTGATATCGCCTGCGAAAGCTCACAGGAATTTTCACAAGCTCCCGGCCAATATCGCTTTGGTGTAATTTCATTTATCAGCACAACCACTTATGATGTCGGTATGACCGACGGTCCGCATTTATTTTACCAGGCCGACGGACCGGATATGGGGACGTTAAGCCTGTATTGGCTTGACGGTTGCAACTCGACGACCTGTGATATAGATCCGGTATCCAAATTTTCTTATGCCGTTTATGATTTTTATGATCCCGATGCCAGTCAATGGCAATTATTTATTCGTCGGGATTTATTCGGCGATCCGAACGACATTACTTATAGCAACGCTTATATTTATTCTATGGAAGACGCTTCCGATCATGTCATGCACCCTTCGATTGCAGCCAGCGACAGCAATATTGTAATTCTGAGTGAGTTTTATTCGGATAGTACTTCTGAAGATCGGGATATTATCTGCTGGTATAATGAGGGATCTGACGGGGATCATGGCTCGATGCTGACCAGCGTTGTCGTCGCCTCCACCGATGACGAACGATTTCCCCGAGTCGTAAATGTTTCCGAGGATATTTATATGGGGACGTTTATCCGAGGCGACACCCTATTTCAGATTGTAACTCACGATGCCGGAGTAACCTGGACCGAACCGCAGGCTATTAGCGATGTCGAGACCGATGAGGTTGTCAATGAATACCGTACTTCGGATTTGTCAGAATACGGGACCATTGCCGTATGGGAATATCAAATGAAGGGCGATCCCGATACCAGTAAATTCATTCACTTCGCCGGAATATTTTTAGATACTGACGAAGACGGAATTAGTGAGGCTGTCGATAACTGCCCTTCGGTTCCTAACCCGAATCAGGATGATGTTGATGTCGATGGTGTCGGCGATGAGTGTGACAACTGTCCCAATACATATAATCCCGATCAAGCCGATGGTGATGGGGATGGAGTTGGGGATGTTTGTGTGGTAATTTGCGGTGACGCAAACGGTGATGAGAATGTGAATATTGGCGACGCTGTCTGGCTTATAAATCTGGTTTTCAGAGGCGGACCTGCTCCTGAACCCCTTGAAGCAGGCAATGTTAACTGTGACGACCGGGTCAATATCGGCGATGCCGTCTGGCTGATAAATCGGGTTTTCAGAGGCGGTCCGGGGCCTTGTGAATGTAGGTGA
- a CDS encoding Rrf2 family transcriptional regulator: MKFPTRARYGLRMMVELARLQQKTALVQLKNIAKVTGLSKKYLGQLIILLKDHGLVIGVSGRAGGYQLARPAREITLRQVIRAVYGPIFATECVANPDVCLNAVFCETRTIWSLISDKVQEILDQYTLADLVDRDWITRIKDEYPDSPYLHLQSLALENKDIYMFGCPSERSEL, from the coding sequence ATGAAATTTCCAACCCGGGCTCGATATGGTTTAAGAATGATGGTTGAATTGGCTCGTTTACAGCAAAAGACCGCATTGGTTCAATTGAAGAATATCGCAAAGGTAACGGGCTTATCGAAAAAATATTTGGGCCAGCTTATAATTCTTCTCAAAGATCATGGGTTGGTTATAGGAGTTTCCGGACGGGCCGGAGGTTATCAGTTGGCGCGGCCGGCTCGTGAAATAACTTTACGACAGGTTATAAGGGCGGTGTACGGTCCGATATTCGCGACCGAATGCGTGGCCAATCCGGATGTATGTTTGAATGCCGTGTTTTGTGAAACTCGAACGATCTGGTCTCTGATTTCTGACAAGGTGCAGGAGATATTGGATCAATATACTCTCGCTGATTTAGTTGACCGGGATTGGATAACTCGGATTAAGGACGAATATCCGGATTCGCCATATTTGCATTTGCAAAGCCTGGCGTTGGAAAATAAAGATATTTATATGTTCGGATGTCCATCCGAACGAAGTGAATTGTGA
- a CDS encoding respiratory nitrate reductase subunit gamma — MNALQLFNYIAIAFFALVVLIKMIRIARMPIHLRWDLYPIPHEKGKGEYGGSYYEEIDWWTKPRDVSLFSELKEMAKEIIFVHSVYKNNRSLWIFSFPFHFGLYCLIGFLVLILIGALMGLSGNALSSESTGIGTFVYSLTNILGTAGWALSIIGGTGLFLSRIFRNDLRGPSVMSDYVNLLFMLAFLITGFIAGWMYDGGYVYLRSYAQSLITFSPAGVMPPALETHLWALGALLFYYPFTHMTHVFSKYFTYHKIRWEDSPNTRGSKIEKSIINALGYRVSWSASHIKAGSTWAEVATTNPTEEKKDNG, encoded by the coding sequence ATGAACGCACTACAATTGTTTAATTACATCGCCATTGCCTTTTTTGCGCTTGTCGTATTAATCAAAATGATACGGATAGCGCGAATGCCGATTCATCTGAGGTGGGATTTATATCCCATTCCCCATGAAAAAGGGAAGGGTGAATATGGCGGGTCGTATTATGAAGAAATTGACTGGTGGACCAAACCCCGGGATGTTTCACTTTTTAGTGAATTAAAAGAGATGGCCAAAGAAATCATTTTTGTCCATTCGGTATATAAGAACAATCGCTCCTTATGGATTTTTTCTTTTCCCTTTCATTTTGGACTGTATTGCCTGATCGGGTTTTTGGTTCTGATTTTAATCGGAGCTTTGATGGGATTGTCTGGAAATGCGCTATCATCCGAATCAACGGGAATTGGCACTTTCGTTTATTCATTGACAAATATACTGGGTACGGCAGGCTGGGCGCTTAGTATCATTGGCGGAACCGGGCTTTTTCTGTCGCGTATTTTCAGGAATGATTTGCGCGGACCGTCGGTAATGTCGGATTATGTCAATCTCCTGTTTATGCTGGCGTTCCTGATCACCGGTTTTATCGCAGGCTGGATGTATGACGGCGGATACGTTTACCTGCGTTCGTATGCCCAAAGTTTGATTACGTTTTCTCCGGCGGGAGTAATGCCGCCGGCTCTTGAGACTCATCTCTGGGCTCTGGGAGCGTTGTTATTCTATTATCCGTTTACGCACATGACGCATGTCTTTAGCAAATATTTTACATACCATAAAATTCGCTGGGAAGATTCGCCTAATACTCGGGGCAGTAAAATAGAAAAATCAATTATAAACGCTCTGGGATATCGCGTCAGTTGGTCGGCCTCTCATATCAAGGCAGGTTCGACCTGGGCCGAAGTGGCAACCACGAATCCGACCGAGGAGAAAAAGGACAATGGCTAA
- a CDS encoding (Fe-S)-binding protein codes for MAKSKVSIKDFESKEGQLVKLDQSRFLPLPPPYDKLELEPKFNELAPEKKERLECDLDGVTAFKFPRPETEEEKQELVEKFLAGLQKLFQKENNWTFLQPLFLTMEYCVKCQTCASACPIFNESGQEEIYRPTFRSDIMRRLYKKYVKSGGKIFAKLSGNDINASWTMVARLMELCYRCTICRRCAQTCPIGADNGLVTRELRKIFSQEMGITVTPLHEKGSMQQLKVGSSTGMSTVAYLDNIEFLEEEVEERAGMKFKWPMDKEGADILLIHNAGEFLAWPENPEAFAIILEAAGINYTLSSEAIGYDSVNYGTWYDDMQFARVALRHVEVAKKLGVKKIVIAECGHAHKALTVIADRVLTGDFNIPRESSMTLLRDIIKSGRLKLDPSRNDDITVTLHDPCNMVRLMGIVQPQRDVLKAVCNNFREMTPHGVENYCCGGGSGFAITQDLNFPDWRQIVSGRAKLRQILDVFQDIIEPEHKKYVCAPCSNCKGAMRDMFAAYGLFDRCNILYGGLVELIVNAMPEIEEPFLEWDWR; via the coding sequence ATGGCTAAATCGAAAGTATCAATAAAAGATTTTGAAAGTAAAGAGGGGCAGCTTGTCAAACTCGATCAATCGAGATTTTTGCCATTACCGCCGCCATATGACAAGCTTGAACTGGAACCAAAATTTAATGAGCTGGCTCCGGAAAAGAAAGAAAGGCTGGAATGTGATCTGGACGGCGTGACGGCCTTCAAATTTCCTCGACCGGAAACCGAGGAAGAAAAGCAGGAGTTGGTCGAGAAGTTTTTGGCAGGTCTTCAGAAACTATTCCAAAAAGAGAATAACTGGACCTTTTTACAACCGCTGTTTCTTACGATGGAGTACTGCGTCAAATGCCAAACCTGCGCGTCGGCTTGCCCCATTTTTAACGAATCGGGACAGGAGGAGATTTATCGTCCGACCTTCAGATCGGATATAATGCGGCGTTTGTATAAAAAATATGTCAAAAGCGGTGGCAAGATATTCGCCAAATTATCGGGCAATGATATTAATGCCAGCTGGACGATGGTGGCCCGTTTGATGGAGTTGTGTTATCGCTGCACGATATGCCGGCGTTGCGCGCAAACTTGTCCTATCGGGGCTGATAACGGATTGGTGACTCGTGAACTGAGAAAAATTTTCAGCCAGGAGATGGGCATCACCGTTACTCCGCTTCACGAGAAAGGCTCCATGCAGCAGCTAAAAGTTGGTTCCAGTACGGGCATGTCAACCGTAGCTTACCTTGATAATATTGAATTTCTCGAAGAGGAGGTTGAAGAGCGCGCCGGGATGAAATTCAAATGGCCGATGGATAAGGAAGGCGCTGATATCCTTCTTATTCATAATGCCGGAGAATTTTTGGCCTGGCCGGAAAATCCCGAAGCCTTCGCAATAATTCTCGAGGCAGCCGGAATTAACTATACTTTATCAAGTGAAGCAATTGGGTATGACAGCGTTAATTATGGCACCTGGTACGATGACATGCAATTCGCCCGGGTGGCCCTCAGACATGTGGAAGTCGCCAAGAAACTGGGAGTAAAGAAAATCGTTATAGCGGAATGCGGTCATGCTCATAAGGCCTTGACGGTCATTGCCGATCGTGTCTTGACCGGCGATTTTAATATACCCCGTGAAAGTTCAATGACTTTACTGCGGGATATAATCAAAAGCGGACGATTGAAACTCGACCCATCGCGCAATGATGATATTACCGTCACTCTTCATGATCCCTGTAATATGGTTCGTTTGATGGGCATCGTTCAGCCGCAGCGCGATGTTCTCAAAGCGGTCTGCAACAATTTCCGCGAAATGACACCGCATGGAGTCGAAAACTATTGTTGTGGCGGGGGGAGCGGTTTTGCCATCACTCAGGATCTAAACTTCCCGGATTGGCGGCAAATAGTCTCGGGGCGCGCCAAATTGCGGCAGATTCTTGATGTTTTTCAGGATATTATTGAACCCGAACACAAGAAATATGTTTGCGCGCCATGCTCTAATTGCAAGGGCGCAATGAGGGATATGTTCGCGGCGTATGGTTTATTCGACCGGTGCAATATCCTCTACGGCGGGTTGGTTGAGCTGATTGTCAATGCTATGCCGGAAATCGAAGAGCCGTTCCTTGAATGGGATTGGCGTTAG